A stretch of DNA from Rhizobacter sp.:
GGTTGCGGGCGGTCACGCCCCAGACAGCGTTCTTCTGGTGGGTGTATTCGCGCAGCGTCTTGAGCACGGCGGTCTTGCCGGTGATCTCGGCCACCTTCGCGTAGAGCGGCGCGGCGCCCGGCGCTTCGAGGTAGACGAACTGGTTGACCATCAGCTGCGGCACCATCGGCCCGCTGATGCGGTAGTAGGTGCAGCCACCCTGGTTCCAGCTCTCCATGGTCTTGCCGTGCTGGTCCCAGAAGTCGGACGGCAGCGGCTGCACGCCGGTGTAGAGCAGGTCGCCGTCGTCGAGCGTCTTGTCGTTGAAATAGTCTTCGGCGTTGAGGCCGAGGGCGCGCGCCTTGATGCGCATGTTGATGTCTTTCGACACCAGCACCACCTCGCGCTTGGGGTGCTGCTCGCGCAGCGCCTGCACCACGCCGAGGATCTGGTTGTCGGCCTTGCCCTGGGGCAGGCCGGCCGGCAGGGCGACGTTGACCAGCGTGGTCTGGAAGAAGAGCTTGCCTTGCGCGTCTTTGTGGCCGGTGCTGTCGAGCGGCAGGCCGTCGGCCATGTCGCGGCCGTTGCCGTCGGAAAGAGCGGCGGCCAGTGCGTCGAGGTCGCGGCTCACCTGGCGGGCGTTGCGCGCGACTTCCGACATGCCTTTCTTGTGATCGTCCAGCTCTTCGAGCGTGATCATGGGCAGGTAGACGTCGTGCTCCTCGAAGCGGAACACGCTCATCGGGTCGTGCATCAGCACGTTGGTGTCGAGCACGAAAAGCTTGGCCGGGCCGGTGTGCCGGGGCTTGCGGCGGCGTGGCTCGGGCTGGGGCGGGCGGGCCGGCGCAGGGGCGGGCGCCGCGGCGCGTGCGATCAGCGGGGCGGCTTCACGCGGGGGCTCCAGGAGGTCCAGCACGGCAGGGCCGCTGGGGTCGGAGGCGGCGTGTTTCTGAGTTCGTTTGCCCGGTTTGGGCGCGGCCTGGGATTCGAAGTCGGCGGGGGTGAGGAGGGCGGCTCGTTTGGCAGGCGGCTTGGGCAGTGGCATGTAGTTCAGTGCGGCAGTGAGAAAACAAAAAAGCCGCACAGTCGACTGTGCGGCTTTGTCTGGGGAGCACGAGGTTCACAACACACGGGCATGAAAAACATTATGCACAAGTGAAGTGGCGACTCAACCGCCATGCACCGAGCGTGGTTGAAAAACAAAAGTCGCGTGAGAAACCGCGCTACCAGGGGGCCGATCGGGGCATTGCTCCCTGGCTTGAGGGATGACCCCGACGGCATCAGCCCGCAGACTTCGGCTTGAGCCGAATCGGGCGAAGCCGGCAACACAAGTAGACAGGGAAGAGGGAGCGAATGCAGGTGGTTGCACATCCAGCCCGCGAGGGGGGCATCTCCTATCGCCCGGACATCGACGGGCTCCGCACGATCGCCGTGCTGCTGGTGGTGGTCTTCCACTTCCACCTTTTTGCCGGTGGCGACAGCGGCTTCGTCGGCGTCGACGTCTTTTTCGTCATCTCGGGCTACCTCATCACGGCCATCATCCGCCAGCAGGTCGAGGATCAGCGGTTTTCGTTGTTGGGGTTCTGGGCCAAGCGCTTGCGCCGGCTCGCGCCCGCCTTGTTCGTGGTGCTGGCCGCGGTGCTGGCGTATGGCGCGCTGCGCATGGTGCAGGCGGACTTCCAGCAGCTGGCCGAGGAAGTGTTGGCCACCCAGTTCTACGTGGCCAATATCTACTTCTGGCGCAACGTCAATTACTTCGGCCTGCAGGCCGACAGCATCTACCTGCTGCACACCTGGTCGCTATCGGTGGAGGAGCAGTTCTACATCCTGTACCCGCTGCTGCTGGTGGGCGTGCTCAAGTTCGCACCTCGCCGTGCGCCCCTGATCCTGCTGGGCGCGGCCCTCGTCTCCTTCGGGCTGAACCTGGCGTTTGTCGGCACCAAGCCCGAGGCCGTCTTCTACCTGATGCCCACCCGCGCCTGGGAGCTGCTGATGGGCGCGCTGCTCACGTGGGCACCGCGCCCGCGGCACCACGTGCTGGCGCAGCTGCTGGGCGTGGCCGGGGTCATGCTGGTGGTGTCTGCCGTGGTGGGTTACACCGCCGACACCCGTTTCCCCGGCGCGTTTGCCTTGCTGCCCACGCTGGGGGCGTCGAGCCTGATCCTGGCGGGTGCGGAGGCTGAAGCGTGGTCGACCCGGCTGTTGTCGACGAGCCCGATGGTGGCCATCGGGCGCCTGTCCTATTCGCTGTACCTCGTGCACTGGCCGATCAACGTCTTTGCGTCCCAGGAGCTGGGGGAGGGCTACACCCTCGGCTGGCGTGTGACGATGATGGCCTTGTGCTTCGGGGTTTCGGCACTGGTCTATCGCTGGGTGGAGACCCCGTTCCGCGACGGCTCGCTGATGCCGCGCATCCGCCACCTGGCCCAAGGCTACGGCGCGGGCCTCGTGGCCAGCGTTGGCCTGTGCGCCACGGTGATCGCCACCCACGGGATGCCGCAGCGGCTGCCGTCGGACGTGGCGCGCATGGGGGCCTTTGCAGACGATCGGCCGACCGATCGCTGCCCGGAGCCCCACTCTGCCAGCGAGGCGGCTCACCCGACGCTGTGTGCACTGGGGGCCGCCGACCGACCGCAGGAGTGGCTGGTCTGGGGCGATTCGCATGCGTGGGCTGCGCGGGAGGCGATCGACCTGTGGCTCAAGAACACCGGGCAGGCGGGCCGATTCGCGTTCATGCACTCGTGCCCGCCGCTGTGGGGCGTTCACATCCCGCGCGGTGGCACCGCCTGCCATGCACTCAACGACGCGATGATGGCCACCGCCGTGCAGGACCCGCGTGTTCGGAAGGTGTTTCTCGTGTCGACCTGGCACCAAGGGGCCGGCTGGCTCACCACCTCGCCCGATCGGCGCCTGACTCTGCAGGATTCGCTCGCCTTGTTCCAGCGGCAATTCGACGCCACCGTCCGCGAGCTGCAGGCGCATGGCAAGGAGGTGTATGTGTGGGAGCCGCTGCCAGGGGCCCGGGCGCACGTCCCGCGGCGTGCAGCCACTGCCCTCATGCGGGGTGAGCCGGCCCGGCTCGACTTCAGCTTTGCCGAATACCGGGCGCGGACGGACTTCTTCTTCCAGGCCCTGGAGCGCAACCGGCCCTACATCGCGGGGTCGTTCTCGCCGTCACAGGTCTTGTGCAAGAGCGGGGAATGCGCGTCGGTGCTGGACGGCGAACCCGTCTACTACGACAAAGGCCACCTGGCACGCTCGGGCAGCGCCCGCTGGGCCGAGGCATTGGCCGCGCAGATGAGCGGGCCACCCGTGGTGCAGAGCCGCTTGATGCACTGAGGTGCGAATCGCCCGCGCCGGGCGCGGCGTTGGCACCGTCCAAAACAAAAGGCCTGCAATGCAGGCCTTTTATCGTCGGCAAGCTGGATCAGGCCGCTTTCTTGAGCGACTTCACCGCCTTGAGCACTTCGTCGACGTGGCCGGCAACCTTGATGCCACGCCATTCCTCGCGAAGGATGCCGTCGCCATCGATCAGGAAAGTGCTGCGCTCGATGCCCTTGACCTTCTTGCCGTACATGATCTTGTTCTTGACCACGCCGAACATGTGGCAGAGCTTCTCTTCGGTGTCGGCGATCAGCTCGTAGGGCAGTTCCAGGTTCTGCTTGAACTTGTCGTGCGAGGCCATGTTGTCGCGCGAGACGCCGAAGACCACGGCGCCGGCTTTCACGAAGTCTTTGTGGCGGTCACGGAACTGCATCGCTTCGGTGGTGCAGCCGGGGGTGTTGTCCTTCGGGTAGAAGTACAGCACGACCGTTTGCCCGGCGTATGCCGGCGGCGTGAACTTCACGCCGCCGGTTGCGAGCGCTTCAAATTCCGGGAGGGGTTTATTGAGGGCTGGCGTCATGAAGAATTCTGGAGGTTGCGCCCTGTAAGGCGTAGCTCGTGATTATAAGGGCTCGCGAGTGCACGAAGCGCTTGCCGAACGGTCCCCAAAAGGGGCGAGGGGTCAGCCCAGGAGCAAGGCCGCGACGACCTTGCGGCTCTCGCCGGCGAGCACGTTGTACGTGCGGCAGGCGGCGGCGGTGTCCATCGTCTCGATGCCGATGCGACGCGCCATCAGGCCACGCAGCAACATGGGCGGCACGAAGCGGATGCGCTTGCCGCTGCCGAAGATGATGAGTTCGGGCGACAGGGCTGCGAGCTGCTCGAAATCGTCCGCAGTGAGGGCCTCGAAGCCTGCGCTGCCCCAGGGGCCGACGTCGCCAACCCACGGGATCACGATGCTTTGTGTGTGCGCCACGCCGTTGACCGACACGGCGTCGGCACTCAGGCCTGAAATGACGTTCACGCCTTCGATGCGGTCGGGTTGCAGCTTCAAATCACGGATCCGGAAAAACGTTGTCGCACGAGGAGGGTGCGACAGGCATGGAAGTGGGGGCGATCAGGGATAATTCTAGGCTTTGCGCCGCTTTGGAGACCGTGTTGAAGCCCATCGTCAAGTCCGGCAAATTGGCCAACGTGGCCTACGACATCCGCGGGCCGGTGCTCGAGAAGGCCCGCCAGATGGAGGACGAGGGCCAAAAGATCATCAAGCTCAACATCGGCAACGTGGCTGCGTTCGGCCTCGAGCCGCCCGACGAGATCGTGCAGGACATGATCCGCAACCTGCCCTCGCAGGTGGCTGCGGGCTACACCGACAGCAAGGGCCTCTTCGCCCCGCGCAAGGCGGTGGTGCACTACACGCAAGAGAAGAACATCACCGGCGTGACGGTCGACGACGTCTACCTCGGCAACGGTGCCTCCGAGCTGATCGCGATGAGCCTCAACGCGCTGCTCAACAACGGCGATGAGGTGCTCATCCCCGCACCCGACTACCCGCTGTGGACGGCCGTCACCGGCCTCTCCGGCGGCACGCCGGTGCACTACATGTGCGACGAGCAGGCCGACTGGATGCCTGACGTGGCCGACATCAAGCGCAAGATCACCTCGAACACGCGCGCCATCGTCGTCATCAATCCCAACAACCCGACCGGCACGCTGTACCCCGAGAGCGTGCTGCTCGACATCATCGAAGTGGCACGCCAGCACCAGCTCATCGTGCTGGTCGACGAGATCTACGACAAGACGCTGTACGACGGCAACGTGCACACCAGCATGGCCTCGCTCGCCGATGACGTGCTCTTCGTCACCTTCAACGGCTTGAGCAAGAACTACCGCGCCTGCGGCTACCGCGCGGGCTGGATGGTGGTGTCAGGCGAGAAGCGCCATGCGAAGGACTACATCGAAGGCCTGAACATGCTGGCCTCGCTGCGCCTGTGCGCCAACACCCCGGGCCAGCTCGCCATCCAGACGGCACTCGGTGGCTACCAGAGCATCAAGGACCTGGTAGCGCCGACCGGCCGCCTCGGCCGCCAACGCGACCTCGCGTACAAGCTGTTGACCGACAT
This window harbors:
- a CDS encoding PhoH family protein, which gives rise to MPLPKPPAKRAALLTPADFESQAAPKPGKRTQKHAASDPSGPAVLDLLEPPREAAPLIARAAAPAPAPARPPQPEPRRRKPRHTGPAKLFVLDTNVLMHDPMSVFRFEEHDVYLPMITLEELDDHKKGMSEVARNARQVSRDLDALAAALSDGNGRDMADGLPLDSTGHKDAQGKLFFQTTLVNVALPAGLPQGKADNQILGVVQALREQHPKREVVLVSKDINMRIKARALGLNAEDYFNDKTLDDGDLLYTGVQPLPSDFWDQHGKTMESWNQGGCTYYRISGPMVPQLMVNQFVYLEAPGAAPLYAKVAEITGKTAVLKTLREYTHQKNAVWGVTARNREQNFALNLLMDPECDFITLTGTAGTGKTLMTLAAGLSQVMDDRRYTEIIVTRVTVPVGEDIGFLPGTEEEKMGPWMGALDDNLEVLSKTDSGAGEWGRAATNDLVRSKIKIKSLNFMRGRTFLNKFVIIDEAQNLTPKQMKTLITRAGPGTKIVCLGNLAQIDTPYLTEGSSGLTYAVDRFKGWPHSGHVTLARGERSRLADFASEVL
- a CDS encoding acyltransferase, with product MQVVAHPAREGGISYRPDIDGLRTIAVLLVVVFHFHLFAGGDSGFVGVDVFFVISGYLITAIIRQQVEDQRFSLLGFWAKRLRRLAPALFVVLAAVLAYGALRMVQADFQQLAEEVLATQFYVANIYFWRNVNYFGLQADSIYLLHTWSLSVEEQFYILYPLLLVGVLKFAPRRAPLILLGAALVSFGLNLAFVGTKPEAVFYLMPTRAWELLMGALLTWAPRPRHHVLAQLLGVAGVMLVVSAVVGYTADTRFPGAFALLPTLGASSLILAGAEAEAWSTRLLSTSPMVAIGRLSYSLYLVHWPINVFASQELGEGYTLGWRVTMMALCFGVSALVYRWVETPFRDGSLMPRIRHLAQGYGAGLVASVGLCATVIATHGMPQRLPSDVARMGAFADDRPTDRCPEPHSASEAAHPTLCALGAADRPQEWLVWGDSHAWAAREAIDLWLKNTGQAGRFAFMHSCPPLWGVHIPRGGTACHALNDAMMATAVQDPRVRKVFLVSTWHQGAGWLTTSPDRRLTLQDSLALFQRQFDATVRELQAHGKEVYVWEPLPGARAHVPRRAATALMRGEPARLDFSFAEYRARTDFFFQALERNRPYIAGSFSPSQVLCKSGECASVLDGEPVYYDKGHLARSGSARWAEALAAQMSGPPVVQSRLMH
- a CDS encoding peroxiredoxin, encoding MTPALNKPLPEFEALATGGVKFTPPAYAGQTVVLYFYPKDNTPGCTTEAMQFRDRHKDFVKAGAVVFGVSRDNMASHDKFKQNLELPYELIADTEEKLCHMFGVVKNKIMYGKKVKGIERSTFLIDGDGILREEWRGIKVAGHVDEVLKAVKSLKKAA
- a CDS encoding Mth938-like domain-containing protein yields the protein MKLQPDRIEGVNVISGLSADAVSVNGVAHTQSIVIPWVGDVGPWGSAGFEALTADDFEQLAALSPELIIFGSGKRIRFVPPMLLRGLMARRIGIETMDTAAACRTYNVLAGESRKVVAALLLG
- a CDS encoding pyridoxal phosphate-dependent aminotransferase, whose product is MKPIVKSGKLANVAYDIRGPVLEKARQMEDEGQKIIKLNIGNVAAFGLEPPDEIVQDMIRNLPSQVAAGYTDSKGLFAPRKAVVHYTQEKNITGVTVDDVYLGNGASELIAMSLNALLNNGDEVLIPAPDYPLWTAVTGLSGGTPVHYMCDEQADWMPDVADIKRKITSNTRAIVVINPNNPTGTLYPESVLLDIIEVARQHQLIVLVDEIYDKTLYDGNVHTSMASLADDVLFVTFNGLSKNYRACGYRAGWMVVSGEKRHAKDYIEGLNMLASLRLCANTPGQLAIQTALGGYQSIKDLVAPTGRLGRQRDLAYKLLTDIPGVTCVKPKAALYMFPRLDPKMYPIQDDQQFAYELLAEEKVLIVQGTGFNWTQPDHFRVVFLPNSDDLTDAIGRIARFLHHYAKRHH